A stretch of Terriglobia bacterium DNA encodes these proteins:
- a CDS encoding trehalose-6-phosphate synthase: MNAETDLEYPAPLVVMSNRLPYDLPRKPGGRPSRKNVGGLVNALEPVLAERGGSWIGWDGSPLPSGTAVAAAMSEPPAPGRAGFHGVPLSEREVALYYHGFSNRALWPLFHGFPETAVFAPESFAAYRRVNRRFAEVALGRALSGSRVWVHDFHLMLVPRILRDLGYRGRIDFFLHIPFPPPEIFRVLPWREEILRGLLAADAVGFHIASYRDNFAQAARELVGAEIVARGRGAASILRHRGGETSAVAVPIGIDVADFERIARRPEISARARDLREVHGNRRILFGADRLDYTKGVREKLQVLERLLSVRPEAAGRVVLIQIVVPSRHQVEEYRAMKREIDREVGRINGEYGREGWMPIHYRYRALSREELVVHYLAADVALVTPLRDGMNLVASEFAASRVDEDGVLMLSEFAGAAERCSSAILVNPYDLEGCTEALGTALAMDRLERRARMVGLRAAVRSNPVARWAERCLEQEEPRARVATAAWRGAGAPSRAPRFRIVEP; encoded by the coding sequence ATGAATGCCGAGACCGATCTCGAGTATCCCGCGCCGCTGGTCGTGATGTCGAACCGGCTCCCGTACGATCTTCCGAGGAAGCCGGGCGGTCGCCCGTCGAGGAAGAACGTGGGAGGCCTCGTCAACGCGCTCGAGCCCGTCCTGGCCGAGCGCGGGGGCTCGTGGATTGGTTGGGACGGCTCGCCGCTTCCGTCCGGCACCGCCGTCGCCGCCGCGATGTCGGAGCCGCCCGCGCCCGGCCGGGCCGGCTTCCACGGCGTCCCGCTGAGCGAGCGGGAAGTCGCGCTCTACTATCACGGCTTCTCCAACCGCGCTCTCTGGCCCCTCTTCCATGGCTTTCCCGAGACGGCGGTCTTCGCACCGGAGAGCTTCGCCGCCTACCGGCGGGTGAACCGCCGCTTCGCGGAGGTCGCCCTCGGCCGCGCCTTGAGCGGGAGCCGGGTTTGGGTCCACGACTTCCACCTGATGCTCGTCCCGCGGATCTTGAGGGACCTCGGTTACCGCGGGCGCATCGACTTCTTCCTTCACATCCCGTTCCCGCCGCCGGAGATCTTCCGCGTGCTCCCGTGGCGGGAGGAGATCCTCCGCGGGCTCCTGGCCGCGGACGCCGTGGGGTTCCATATCGCGTCCTACCGGGACAACTTCGCTCAGGCCGCTCGGGAACTCGTCGGCGCGGAGATCGTCGCGCGAGGACGCGGCGCAGCCTCCATCCTGCGCCACCGGGGGGGAGAGACGTCCGCGGTCGCGGTCCCCATCGGGATCGACGTCGCCGACTTCGAGCGCATCGCGAGGCGCCCGGAGATCTCCGCCCGCGCGCGGGACCTGAGGGAGGTCCACGGTAATCGCCGCATCCTCTTCGGGGCGGACCGGCTCGACTACACGAAGGGAGTCCGGGAGAAGCTGCAAGTCCTCGAGCGGTTGCTATCGGTCCGACCGGAGGCCGCGGGCCGCGTGGTCCTGATCCAGATCGTCGTGCCCAGCCGCCACCAGGTGGAGGAGTATCGGGCCATGAAGCGCGAGATCGACCGCGAGGTCGGCCGGATCAACGGGGAATACGGCAGGGAGGGGTGGATGCCCATCCATTACCGGTACCGGGCGCTGTCGCGGGAGGAGCTGGTCGTGCATTACCTCGCCGCGGACGTCGCGCTCGTCACGCCGCTCCGGGACGGCATGAACCTGGTGGCATCGGAGTTCGCCGCGTCTCGCGTGGACGAGGACGGCGTGCTCATGCTCAGCGAGTTCGCCGGGGCGGCGGAGAGGTGCTCCTCGGCGATCCTCGTCAACCCCTACGATCTCGAGGGGTGCACCGAAGCGCTGGGGACGGCGCTCGCGATGGACCGCCTGGAGCGACGGGCACGCATGGTGGGCCTCCGCGCGGCGGTCCGGTCGAACCCGGTCGCGAGGTGGGCGGAGCGCTGCCTCGAGCAGGAGGAGCCTCGGGCCCGCGTGGCGACGGCGGCGTGGCGCGGCGCGGGCGCTCCTTCGCGAGCCCCGCGGTTCCGGATCGTCGAGCCATGA
- a CDS encoding glycosyltransferase family 39 protein, with the protein MEDRGRRRAAWAWRGTACLAAAVFLVLCAAAARRETPTIDEFAHLPAGCAYWSQGALTLYCKNPPLLKFWLALPVATDSGVTIPRFSGNPLGWGPWEYGQRFMGANRERYFDLFFRARLMVVALGLLTGILLYAWSRELFGERAAAVAASLFFLSPPVLAHSHLATLDAGCMLTVLVACWALRWACRRGGAGAMALAGAALGLAMAVKFTGLLIAPAALILPALSRREPAVTRRRRLSLWARDAAILFAVALLVVNASLAFRGSLRRLDGYRFHSGFCVGLQRALPGALPVPLPQDYVVGFDAQKLDTEAGEFSSYLHGEWSPEGWWYYNLVALFLKTPILVLILAAAGIVAWKWRGIGAAETWPVVLPCASLFLFLSVFNRLDVGIRYLLPLFPFLHLAAGSTLAEPRVPRPGRSRDLLSAVAIALGLVTAITASSDPLAYFNWIAGGSSRGHEWLLDSNLDWGQDLYRVPNAVARLAPGGPIGLLYCGHVDPSLYGLQYAPVPPQPIAGVLAVSVNFVMGMRYLAPAPDGKVAWVKPEHLAWLRSYEPVARLGSIWIYDTREKRRDTR; encoded by the coding sequence ATGGAGGATCGGGGACGGCGGCGAGCGGCGTGGGCGTGGCGCGGAACGGCCTGTCTTGCCGCGGCCGTCTTCCTCGTCCTCTGCGCGGCCGCGGCGCGCCGGGAGACGCCGACCATCGACGAGTTCGCGCACCTTCCCGCGGGATGCGCCTACTGGAGCCAGGGCGCGCTGACGCTCTACTGCAAGAACCCGCCCCTCCTCAAGTTCTGGCTCGCGCTCCCGGTCGCGACGGATTCCGGGGTGACGATCCCGCGTTTCTCCGGCAACCCGCTGGGGTGGGGGCCCTGGGAATACGGCCAGAGATTCATGGGGGCCAACCGGGAACGGTACTTCGACCTCTTCTTCCGCGCGCGCCTGATGGTCGTGGCGCTGGGCCTCCTGACCGGGATCCTCCTGTACGCTTGGAGTCGCGAGCTGTTCGGGGAGCGTGCCGCCGCGGTCGCGGCGTCGCTCTTCTTCCTCTCGCCGCCGGTCCTCGCGCATTCCCATCTCGCGACCCTCGACGCGGGGTGCATGCTCACGGTGCTGGTCGCCTGCTGGGCGCTGCGCTGGGCCTGCCGTCGCGGCGGGGCCGGCGCGATGGCGCTCGCCGGAGCGGCGCTCGGTCTCGCCATGGCCGTCAAGTTCACCGGTCTCCTGATCGCGCCGGCGGCCCTGATCCTCCCCGCCCTGAGCCGCCGCGAGCCGGCGGTCACGCGGCGGCGGCGGCTCTCGCTCTGGGCGCGCGACGCCGCGATCCTCTTCGCGGTCGCGCTCTTGGTCGTGAACGCATCCCTCGCGTTCCGCGGGTCGCTCCGCCGGCTCGACGGCTATCGCTTCCATTCCGGCTTCTGCGTCGGACTGCAGCGGGCGCTGCCGGGCGCCCTGCCGGTCCCGCTGCCGCAGGACTACGTGGTGGGATTCGACGCGCAGAAGCTGGACACCGAGGCGGGGGAATTCTCGAGCTATCTCCATGGGGAGTGGTCTCCCGAAGGGTGGTGGTACTACAACCTCGTGGCGCTCTTTCTCAAGACCCCCATCCTCGTTCTGATCCTCGCCGCCGCCGGGATCGTGGCTTGGAAGTGGCGCGGAATCGGCGCGGCGGAGACCTGGCCGGTCGTCCTTCCGTGCGCGAGCCTCTTCCTGTTCCTCTCGGTCTTCAACCGGCTCGACGTCGGGATCCGATACCTTCTGCCCCTCTTCCCGTTCCTCCACCTCGCCGCCGGGAGCACGCTCGCGGAGCCTCGGGTGCCCCGGCCCGGGCGCTCGAGGGATCTCCTCTCGGCGGTCGCGATCGCGCTGGGTCTCGTGACCGCGATCACGGCGTCCTCGGACCCGCTCGCGTACTTCAACTGGATCGCGGGCGGATCGTCGCGAGGGCACGAGTGGCTGCTCGACTCGAATCTCGATTGGGGCCAGGACCTCTACCGCGTGCCGAACGCGGTGGCGCGGCTCGCTCCCGGCGGGCCGATCGGGCTGCTCTACTGCGGACACGTCGACCCGTCGTTGTACGGGCTGCAGTATGCTCCGGTCCCGCCGCAGCCCATCGCCGGTGTCCTGGCCGTGAGCGTGAATTTCGTCATGGGCATGCGATACCTCGCGCCCGCTCCCGATGGAAAAGTCGCCTGGGTGAAGCCCGAGCATCTGGCCTGGCTGCGGTCGTACGAGCCCGTCGCGCGGCTCGGCTCGATCTGGATCTACGACACGCGGGAGAAACGACGGGACACCAGGTAG